Proteins from a single region of Bacteroidota bacterium:
- a CDS encoding TonB-dependent receptor, whose amino-acid sequence MKRILLLICILFLSGEIYSQTNGVVFGVVTDSTKSPVIAAVVKLKGTYFGAVTEADGSYRIENITPGTFSFQVDAEGFRTVEYTNFEVKEGENKEFNVVLKSSSFTVDQTIEVIGDRPLLDIEQTDSKHIVSSDEISKSIVTSLTDIVTQQAGVVTDDNSIYIRGGRSSDNAVLLDGVSVQDPLSGTGFGLQMSANSLEEVEVITGGYNAEYGQATSGVVNAKTKDGHYDEFNFYLSYKRDNFGGTNLNSGSSFNTDILEANLSGPEPITKYLFKALKIKPPGEITFFGNFFMGLSDGYYVNKNGGKKATQLYSSIFGGSRFAPRNDNNWYWLGKLTWKFTPTMKLSYSFNQSVSINQNSTSLQSNLEYVEPSPGYQYNFQEILDNANTYSNNAIINTLSWTHTTSPTTFYEIKLNKFYVNLRVDANGRNWDQYTEPLDLVKPPFVYYPIDSTHTGIIPGDGFYDTGNPYTWHDHYVEEYSAKIDLTHNFNPKSKFKAGIESSFQEMQLIDIYQPWIKPLGLNNDVYKVYPAFGDIYAQHSITFKGMILNYGLRFDYWFPGKYVDDAINDPNVATIPDATRLKYEEDTYNLFGRRWKGRLSPRIGISHPITNNQTLFFSYGHFSKRPKPQFVYAKLSPQSAKSTFQKFGNPDLNPETTVSYELGIRNQFSMNDVLTVTAYYKNIYDYVATRSISINSGRLIGQSFITYFNQDYARTRGIEIEYQKRFGDWFNGRFNFTYSVATGKSSTSDAGYLVVTRGAQESISEVYLNWDRPFQASANLYFNARKGKGIFGFGRNILDDISFKTRISMQAGKRYTQQILTGYLDGGRPEYTPDYNNVNGEVADNWFNIDLDIEKYFIWQGVNFTANVSITNLLDNQNSAIINPVTGRAYQYGDPTPNSYNDPLYPDLQAPIDPYPYNPARFSTPRQIKFGVSMKF is encoded by the coding sequence ATGAAAAGAATTTTATTACTTATTTGTATTTTATTTCTCAGCGGTGAAATTTACTCTCAGACTAACGGAGTAGTTTTCGGTGTTGTTACTGATTCTACTAAAAGTCCGGTTATTGCGGCAGTTGTAAAGCTAAAGGGTACATACTTTGGGGCAGTTACTGAAGCAGACGGGTCTTACAGAATTGAAAACATTACTCCGGGAACATTCTCTTTTCAGGTTGATGCAGAAGGTTTCAGAACCGTTGAGTACACAAATTTCGAAGTCAAAGAAGGTGAAAACAAAGAATTTAATGTTGTTCTTAAGTCATCTTCATTCACTGTTGACCAGACCATTGAAGTTATCGGCGACAGGCCTTTGCTTGATATCGAACAGACGGACAGTAAGCACATTGTTTCTTCAGATGAAATTTCGAAGAGCATTGTTACCAGTCTGACTGATATCGTTACTCAGCAGGCAGGTGTTGTTACTGATGATAACTCAATTTATATTCGGGGCGGCCGCTCATCGGATAATGCAGTACTTCTGGACGGAGTTTCAGTACAGGATCCGCTTTCCGGCACAGGCTTCGGCTTACAAATGTCAGCTAATTCATTAGAAGAGGTTGAAGTTATCACAGGCGGATACAACGCCGAATACGGGCAGGCAACTTCCGGTGTTGTTAACGCAAAAACAAAAGACGGACATTACGACGAATTCAATTTCTACTTATCATATAAAAGAGATAACTTCGGCGGAACTAACCTTAACTCAGGAAGCAGTTTCAATACTGATATTCTTGAAGCTAACTTAAGCGGTCCTGAACCTATTACAAAATATCTATTTAAAGCCTTAAAAATAAAACCTCCGGGAGAAATTACATTCTTCGGAAATTTCTTTATGGGACTTTCCGACGGTTATTATGTAAATAAGAACGGCGGCAAAAAAGCAACTCAGCTTTACTCTTCAATATTCGGAGGAAGCCGTTTTGCACCAAGAAATGATAATAACTGGTACTGGCTTGGTAAATTGACATGGAAGTTTACACCAACTATGAAGCTTTCATATTCATTCAATCAGTCAGTTTCTATAAATCAGAACTCCACATCACTCCAGTCTAACTTAGAGTATGTAGAGCCTTCACCGGGTTATCAGTATAACTTCCAGGAAATTTTAGATAATGCAAATACATACAGCAATAATGCTATAATCAATACACTCTCCTGGACTCATACAACAAGCCCTACCACTTTCTATGAAATTAAACTCAATAAATTTTATGTAAATTTAAGAGTTGATGCTAACGGAAGAAACTGGGACCAGTATACAGAGCCTCTTGACCTGGTAAAACCTCCTTTTGTTTATTATCCTATTGATAGTACTCATACAGGAATTATTCCGGGAGACGGATTCTATGATACAGGAAATCCTTACACATGGCATGACCACTATGTAGAAGAGTATTCTGCTAAAATTGATTTAACACATAACTTCAACCCTAAGAGTAAATTCAAAGCTGGTATCGAATCCAGCTTCCAGGAAATGCAGCTGATTGATATTTATCAGCCCTGGATAAAGCCTTTAGGTTTAAACAACGACGTATATAAAGTTTATCCTGCTTTCGGTGATATCTATGCTCAGCACAGTATCACATTTAAAGGGATGATTTTAAATTACGGATTAAGATTTGATTACTGGTTCCCTGGTAAATATGTTGATGATGCTATTAACGATCCTAATGTTGCTACAATTCCCGATGCTACAAGATTAAAATACGAAGAAGATACATACAATTTATTCGGAAGAAGATGGAAGGGAAGACTTTCACCGAGAATTGGTATTTCTCACCCTATTACAAATAATCAGACATTGTTTTTCTCATATGGTCACTTCAGCAAGAGACCAAAACCGCAGTTCGTATATGCTAAGTTAAGTCCGCAGAGTGCAAAATCAACATTCCAGAAATTCGGAAATCCTGATTTGAATCCTGAGACGACAGTTTCATATGAGCTTGGTATCAGAAATCAATTCTCTATGAATGACGTTCTTACGGTAACAGCTTACTATAAAAATATTTATGATTACGTTGCGACAAGAAGCATCAGTATCAACAGCGGCAGATTAATAGGACAGAGCTTTATTACATATTTCAATCAGGATTACGCTCGAACCCGCGGTATTGAAATTGAATACCAAAAAAGATTCGGCGACTGGTTCAACGGAAGATTTAACTTCACATATTCAGTTGCAACAGGAAAAAGCTCAACATCCGATGCAGGTTACTTAGTTGTAACCCGAGGCGCTCAGGAATCTATTTCAGAAGTTTATCTTAACTGGGATAGACCATTCCAGGCAAGCGCTAACTTGTATTTCAATGCAAGAAAAGGCAAAGGAATATTCGGCTTCGGAAGAAACATTCTTGATGATATTTCTTTTAAGACAAGAATTTCGATGCAGGCAGGAAAAAGATATACTCAGCAAATTCTAACCGGTTACTTAGACGGCGGAAGACCTGAATATACACCTGACTATAACAATGTAAACGGTGAAGTAGCTGATAACTGGTTCAATATTGATTTAGATATCGAAAAATATTTTATATGGCAGGGAGTAAACTTTACTGCTAATGTATCGATAACAAATCTTCTTGATAATCAGAATTCAGCAATTATTAATCCGGTTACAGGAAGAGCTTATCAATACGGCGATCCGACACCAAATTCATATAACGATCCATTATATCCGGATTTACAGGCACCAATAGATCCATATCCATATAATCCGGCAAGATTTTCAACACCAAGACAGATTAAGTTTGGTGTATCAATGAAATTCTAA
- a CDS encoding T9SS type A sorting domain-containing protein — MSVQDVQYCPNRSGRSGFENASVRGIEGIVTADTSDIQNFSYSGAGGTQTSPARVIIQNGQGQYSGIWIFGTPTNTLHRGDRVRVKGTVEENFGVTRINTSSASDVVVLGTNQPLPTAENLSTSVFANNKPDGDPTVEPWESVFIRINTTSSITCINAAQGISCTSQEPLQDTAFRRNFGEILVKDNSNIEARIELQDGNHHYRNGWNPAQVNSPYILLTKYDEETFYQGILFYSFSNWKLVPRRDTDFGVLTPIGIKNLNEVVSSYQLFQNYPNPFNPTTTIKFSIPSNGFVTLQIFDMLGREVKSLVNNQMNAGFYSYDFNASELSSGIYFYRIQVNGDKGVQFVNTKRMVLVK, encoded by the coding sequence ATGAGTGTTCAGGACGTTCAGTATTGTCCGAACAGAAGCGGACGTTCAGGTTTTGAAAACGCTTCAGTGAGAGGTATTGAGGGTATAGTTACAGCAGATACAAGTGATATTCAAAACTTCAGTTACAGCGGAGCTGGCGGAACACAAACATCTCCGGCACGTGTAATAATTCAAAACGGTCAAGGTCAGTATTCAGGTATCTGGATTTTCGGAACACCTACAAATACTTTACACAGAGGCGACAGAGTAAGAGTAAAAGGTACAGTTGAAGAAAACTTTGGTGTAACGAGAATAAATACTTCTTCAGCTTCAGATGTGGTTGTATTAGGAACAAACCAACCTTTACCGACTGCTGAAAACCTTTCAACATCCGTATTTGCAAATAATAAACCTGACGGCGACCCAACTGTTGAACCATGGGAAAGCGTATTTATCAGAATAAATACTACATCAAGTATTACATGTATTAACGCAGCACAAGGTATTTCATGTACTTCACAGGAACCGCTTCAGGATACAGCATTCAGAAGAAATTTTGGTGAAATTCTCGTAAAAGATAATTCAAATATTGAAGCAAGAATTGAATTACAAGACGGTAATCATCATTACAGAAACGGATGGAACCCTGCACAAGTTAACTCTCCTTATATTTTGTTAACAAAGTATGATGAGGAAACTTTCTATCAGGGAATTTTATTCTATTCGTTCAGTAACTGGAAACTTGTTCCAAGAAGAGATACAGATTTCGGTGTATTAACACCAATCGGTATTAAGAACCTGAATGAAGTTGTTTCTTCATATCAGTTATTCCAGAACTACCCGAATCCGTTCAACCCTACAACAACAATCAAATTCAGCATTCCGTCAAACGGATTTGTAACATTGCAGATATTTGACATGCTGGGCAGGGAAGTTAAATCACTTGTGAATAATCAAATGAACGCAGGTTTCTATTCATATGATTTCAATGCATCTGAATTATCAAGCGGAATTTATTTCTACAGAATTCAGGTAAACGGTGATAAGGGAGTTCAATTTGTAAATACAAAGAGAATGGTTCTTGTAAAATAA